Genomic DNA from Amycolatopsis alba DSM 44262:
GCACTGGCCGGTACGCGCACTTCATCCGCCTGTTCGGCTGCCACCTGTCGTGCACGTGGTGCGACACCCCGCACACCCATGACCCAACCCGGTACGACCTCACCGCAGAGCAGCGAATTCTCTCGATCGACGACATCCTGTCCTGGCTCGCCGCCGCACCGGTCGACCTGCTCGTGATCACGGGCGGCGAACCGATGCTGCAGCCGCGTGTCTTGGAACGGCTGCTGCTCGCGATCCGGGACCGCTCGCTCGCCACCGATATCGAGATCGAGATCGAGACCTCCGGCACCATCCCGCCCACTGACCTGCTCACCGCGGCGGCGACACGATTCAACGTTTCACCGAAGCTCGCGCATTCGGGACTGCGCCGGCATCAACGCATTCGCCCAGCGGTGCTGCGCCACCTCGCCGGTACCGGGAAGGCTGTCTGGAAGTTCGTCGTCCAAGAGATCGACGACTTGGATGAGGTCCAAGAACTGACGGAGGCCTACGACCTGCACCCCGTCTGGATCATGCCGGAGGGCACCGACAGCTCCACCGTGCTGACACGGATGCGGCTGCTGGCCGAACCCGTGCTGTCACGCCGCTGGCATCTGTCTCCCCGGCTTCACACGCTGTTGTGGGAGAACGACCGCGGCCGCTGACACCCGCAACTCCCCTTGTCAGCAAGCTAACTGAGCACCACCCGGCGGCACCGCCGACAACGCGAAGTCTGAGGAATCACATGGCGCAGCGGCTTGATCT
This window encodes:
- a CDS encoding 7-carboxy-7-deazaguanine synthase QueE, producing the protein MPAPDRDLVVNETFGPTFQGEGPSTGRYAHFIRLFGCHLSCTWCDTPHTHDPTRYDLTAEQRILSIDDILSWLAAAPVDLLVITGGEPMLQPRVLERLLLAIRDRSLATDIEIEIETSGTIPPTDLLTAAATRFNVSPKLAHSGLRRHQRIRPAVLRHLAGTGKAVWKFVVQEIDDLDEVQELTEAYDLHPVWIMPEGTDSSTVLTRMRLLAEPVLSRRWHLSPRLHTLLWENDRGR